In Methylobacterium sp. WL1, the sequence AGCCCCTTGGGTGAGACGATACGAGAAGCTGGGACAGCATTTCTCTCACAAATCAGTTCTAGTTTTCCGTATGTCGCCCCGCAAATCGACAATTATTCGGCTATCGCTGTAGACATGCCCTCGCAGATCTACTCATGTGCCGAGCTATTTTTTGTTGCTGTATTGCCGGATCACCAAGCGTTTAATGCAGCCGAATTTAGCTTTAGGGTAACGATCAGGTGGAAGGAAGATCTTGGCACAGCAGAAGCTCAATTTGCAGTCCAAGCAGTTCCCCATAGTTCACGAACGGGCTCACTGATTGTCATTGACGACAAACTTCGTCCTGATACCTTGGTCAAAGGCACGGTAAAATTTGCCGTGACCAGTTTACAGGAAGCCGCCCTAATCAATCCTTAGTTCTTTAGAGCCGACAGCCGTCAAACATTGCAGGAAAAACACTGCTGTAAATTTCCCACGAGCCATCTTGTTGCGGATGTTCGGCTCCGTCTCCTTCACGCCAACGGCTGCGAGCTTATCCACGAGCTGCGCATAGGTCACGCCCTTCCGCTTCAGCTCAGCTTTCAGGATCGCCTTCACCTTGCCGTCCCACGCCTCATCCGGCGCGTGGGTCGTGTCATCCGTCGTCATGCATCCCTCGCAATGGCTCATGCCATCATACGCGATGCTTTTGCACTTGACTACGGTGCGATTATGCCATCATATGCGATGCATAAGCACCGGACGCGATGGCATGTCCTCCCACTTCCTCCTCTCAGCCCAGGCCCGCACCCTCTCGCTTAAGGCGATCTACAAGGGTGGCGAGGACACAGCTTACATGACCTTCCGGCGCCTTCGTTGGCCCGAGACGGACGGTGAGCCCGTTTGCCCGAAGTGCGGCTGCCTGGACCACTACAACATCAGCACGCGCCGCCGCTTCAAGTGCGCTGGTTGCGGCACGCAGTTCAGCGTCACGAGCGGGACAATCTTCGCCAGCCGCAAGCTGTCCTTCATGGACCTGTGCGCCGGCATCGCGATCTTCGTGAACGCGGTGAAGGGATTGTCTGCGCTCCAGCTCGGCCGCGATCTGGACGTGTCCTACAAGACCGCCTTCGTCCTGGCGCACAAGCTGCGCGAGGCGCTGTCGGCTGAGAACAAGGGCGCCACGCTGGCGGGCGAAGTCGAGATCGATGGCGCCTACTTCGGCGGCACTGTGCGCCCCGAGAACCGCAAGGAGGACCGCAAGGACCGCCGCCTCAAGGAGCACCAGAGCACCGAGCGCCGTGTCGTCATCGTCATGCGTGAGCGCCTTGGTCGCACCCTCACGTTCGTCGCCAAGCGCGAGGCCGAGGGCGTGGCGCTGGCCGAGACGCACGTCGCCAAGGGTACGAAGGTGTACGCTGACGAGGCGACGCATTGGGACGACCTTGAGTCTTCGTTCCCCGACGCGGGCCGCATCAATCACAGCGAGGCGTACTCGGCTGACGGTGCCAACACCAATCAGGCCGAGAGCTACTTCGCCCGCCTCCGTCGCATGGTGAGCGGCCAGCACCACTTCGTAACCGCTCGCTATCTTCACCAGTACGCGGCCGAAGCGGCTTGGAAGGAGGACTTCCGCCGCCTCGACAACGGCCGGGCGTTCAATCGCGTGATCCGGCTGGCGATGGCGTCAGGCGTGAGCCGGGATTGGAAGGGCTACTGGCAACGACGTGAGGCCTAGGCCCGAATAACAGCTAGGAGAATGCCGCAATACATTTTCCGGCACCATATTGCGAAGCCCTGGCCGCCTGCCTTAGAGAGCTTTTCTAAATCAGTAGGCACTCCATCGCACTGCTAACGATCTGCGCGATAAAGCGTAGGCGCATTAAGAAATTTGCCTACGAGATCAACAACAGAAGCGTGCCGTGCCGAATTCGATAACTAACGCACTCAGTTGGACTGGGGTGGCCGCAAAAAAATGCTGGGTTTCCATACTCTCAGTTTCGTTCAAGATTGGTGTTTGCCTCATAAGCATCAGCGCAACACTGCTGCTGCCGTGCCTTCCGCTTATGATAGAATGGCTTAGAGACGGGCACATGAAAAGTGACACCATTTCTATTACGGCAACTGTATTAGCATCGGCGCTTATATTCACAACAGAGCATCCGCTATTATTTTTTGCATACTTGGTTTTGTTTATTGCTAACTTCTTGCTTAGCACTGTAGGAGGACCATCAGCGGCGGCTTGGCTTGAACACTACGC encodes:
- a CDS encoding DUF6471 domain-containing protein, with translation MTTDDTTHAPDEAWDGKVKAILKAELKRKGVTYAQLVDKLAAVGVKETEPNIRNKMARGKFTAVFFLQCLTAVGSKELRID
- a CDS encoding IS1595 family transposase gives rise to the protein MSSHFLLSAQARTLSLKAIYKGGEDTAYMTFRRLRWPETDGEPVCPKCGCLDHYNISTRRRFKCAGCGTQFSVTSGTIFASRKLSFMDLCAGIAIFVNAVKGLSALQLGRDLDVSYKTAFVLAHKLREALSAENKGATLAGEVEIDGAYFGGTVRPENRKEDRKDRRLKEHQSTERRVVIVMRERLGRTLTFVAKREAEGVALAETHVAKGTKVYADEATHWDDLESSFPDAGRINHSEAYSADGANTNQAESYFARLRRMVSGQHHFVTARYLHQYAAEAAWKEDFRRLDNGRAFNRVIRLAMASGVSRDWKGYWQRREA